Sequence from the Deinococcus multiflagellatus genome:
CTCATCGGTTGTCATGCACCCCGCCTCGCTTGAGGCTCAGAAAAGATACAGGCACCGCCTGAACTTGTCAACTCCCTCCCTTCGCTTTCCCTTTCGGCTTGAGAGTCCCATAGAAAAACACCGTCTACAACGAAAAAAGCGGCAGCCCAGTGGCCGCCGCCTTTCCCATTGAATGCCTTTAGCGCTGGATCAACACCGTTTCCTGGACCTTCAGGCCCTGGTCCAGCGCCGTGCGGGCCAGCTGCCGGGCGGTGGTCAGGTCATGGTCGCGGTAGTTACCACATTCCAGCTCGCTCACACCCGGGATGGGGCGGTCGTGGTTGGCGGTGTCCTGCAAGGCTGCCGTAAAAGCCTGCAGCACGCCTTCCTCGTTGGGCTCACCAATCACCGCCATATAAAGGCCAGTGCGGCAGCCCATTGGCGAGACATCCACCACGTCCTGCAGGTGGTCGCGCAGGTAGCCAGCGAGCAGGTGTTCCAGCGTGTGAAGGGCGGCCGGCTCGATAACACCCTGGTTGGGCTGAAGCAGCCGCAGATCATATTTGCTGATGCTGTCGCCGCGGGGCGTGGTCTTGACCCCAGCCAGCCGGATATAAGGCGCGTGGACCCGGGTATGGTCCAGATCAAAGGACTCGATGTTTGCCATACCTTTTATTGTGCCGCGCCGTCCCAGGCAAGGCAGCGAACCCTCAGACGAACAGGCCGCTGTCCTGCCGGGCACCCTTCGCCGCCGATGAGCCAGCTTCTCCCAACAGGGCCGAAAGGGGCTCTTTATACTGCGCGGCGTGCCCACACTCACCGACCGTTCGCGCCGCACGCCGCTGTGGCTGCCGCTGCTCATCGTCGCGCTGCTGGTGGCGGCGGATCAGGCCCTGAAAGCCTGGGCGCTGGCGACCCTTCAACCATATGACCCAGCCCAGCCGTTTCTTCCCGGGCTGCTGGACTGGCAGCTGACCTTTAACACGGGCGCCGCCTGGAGCCTGTTCAGCGGCAGCGCCGTGCCCCTCGCGGTGGGCCGGCTGCTGGTGGGCCTGGGCCTGCTGGTGTATCTGGCCGTGCGGCCCCAGCCCCGCCTTCTCAGCGTGGTGTTGGCCATGATCGCGGCGGGCGCCATTGGCAACGCCATAGACGGGCTGCGGCAGGGCAGAGTGACCGACATGCTGCACTCGCCCCTGCTGAGCAGCGTGACGCGGGCGCTGTACGGCGACGGTTTTCCCATCTTCAACATTGCCGACATGTGCGTGGTGCTGGGCACCATCCTTCTGATTGTGCTGAGCCTGCTGGGCGAGCGCCGCGCCAAAGCCAGCGCCTGAACAAGGGGACTGTCAAAGCGAAGTGGCCCCGTCAGACTGACTGGGGCCACTTTCGAATTGGGGGACTGCGTTCAGGCCACGGCCTTGCGGCACTTGCCACACACGCGCAGGCGCAGGGTCACGCCGCCACGGGTCACCTTCAGGGGCTGAAGGTTGGGCTTCTGGGCCCGCTTGGTAATGCCCGTCACCTTACGACCCACGCCGCCCGCTGCGCGGGCCTTACCGCGGCGGATGACCGAGTTCACCACAATCGGCCCCTTGCCGCACACTTCGCACACTTTCGCCATGATGACTCTCCTTCTTCAGTCCGACCTTCGTTCTTGGGGGCCAGGGGGACAGGGCCCGCTGTTGGGCACCGCGCCGCGCCGACCCCAGGTCAGACAAGCCGTCCGACTGTAGCACATGGCCAGCGCTGCAAGCAAAGGCCCACACATCATCATACCCCGAGGCCAAAAAGGATGGACGGCGCACGCGGCGCCGCCCAGAAGAAAAGCCTGACAAGGGTTAGCGAAGGATGCGCAGGGCCTTCAGGATGGCAATCAGCACCACGCTGCCCACCACGCCCCACACGATGCTCCAGAAGCTGAAGCCGCTGCCCGCCACGTCGGCCGAGCCAATGTTGAGCCAGCTGCCGAAGACGGCCTGGGCCAGCAGGCTGCCCACGATCCCGATCAGGATGTTGGCGATGGCGCCCTGCTGCGCGTTCGTCTTCATGATCAAGCTGGCCAGCCACCCCACCAGAGCACCCACAAGAATCGTAATAATCCAACCCATGATCTTGACCTCCCTTTTCTTGGTTCTTCTGCGAATTTGAAATCAACGATGCCGTTCGTTGTGAAGGCAGCATGCGACCGTGCCAAACAGGCAATTGTAGAGGTGCGTACTTTCTCAAGAGGGGTTGAAGGCGGGATGGATGTCCCCCAAATCTGGGCTAAGGGACGAGGCCACTTTTGCCCCCGACAACGCTCATTTCTGACCTGACCCATAAGTCAGAACAGCGGTGTCAAGTGACGTTGAGCAGGAGGGTTGACCCATTCACGCCTCCCCATTCAAGCGGCGGCCCGTTAGGCAAGCGCCCGCATTTGTCTTACCCCGGCTGGGGCGCCGGCGCCTGCGGCTGGGTAGCATGCCGGAAACGGAGGCCCCACCCTGATGCCCGGACTACTTGAACGCTACCGACCGTATCTGCCCGTCACGCCGCAAACGCCCCTGCTGAGCCTCAGTGAAGGCAGCACGCCCCTGATTCACGCGCCGCGCCTGAGTGAGCACCTGGGCGTTGAGCTGCACCTGAAATACGAGGGGCTAAATCCCACCGGCAGCTTCAAGGACCGGGGCATGGTGGTGGCCGTGGCCAAAGCGGCCGAGGCCGGGGCCGACACCGTGATCTGCGCCAGCACCGGCAACACCAGCGCCGCCGCTGCCGCCTACGCCAGCCGCGCCGGCCTGCGCTGCATCGTGCTCATTCCCGACGGCAACATCGCGCTGGGCAAGCTGGCGCAGGCGGTGGCTTACGGCGCGCAGATTGTGGCGGTGCGCGGCAACTTCGATGAAGCCCTGCACCTGGTGCGCGAGATCAGCGAGCAGCGGCCCATCGCCCTGGTCAATTCGGTCAATCCCCACCGCCTGCAGGGCCAGAAAACGGCGGCCTTTGAACTCGTGGATGAACTGGGCGCCGCCCCGGACATCCTGGCGCTACCCGTGGGCAACGCCGGGAACATCAGCGCGTACTGGATGGGCTTCCGGGAGTACCTCAGCGCCGGGCAGATGGAGACCTTGCCGCGCATGTGGGGCTTCCAGGCCTCGGGGGCGGCGCCACTGGCCCGGGGCCTGGACCGGGTGGAGCAGCCCGAGACCCTGGCCACCGCCATCCGCATTGGCGCGCCCGCCAGCGCCCACCTTGCCCGCGCGGCCGTGCAGGAATCCGGTGGGCTCTTTGACCATGTCAGCGACGACGAGATCATGGCGGCCTACCACCTTGTGGCGCGTGAGGGGGTCTTCTGCGAGCCCGCCAGCGCCGCCCCGGTGGCCGGGCTGCTGAAGCTGCACGCCGAGGGCCGCCTGAGCCCCGGGCAGCGGGTGGTGGCAGTGCTTACCGGCAACGGCCTGAAGGACCCGGGCAGCGCCATGCGCGCCGTGCAGGCCCCCGCCGCTGTGGACGCCACCATGAACGCGGTGCTGGCGAGCCTGGCATGAGGGGGGGGGAAGGGTCTAAGGGTCTAAGGGTCCAAGGGTCTAAGAGCAACAGGGGCTCCTCCTTAGACCCTTTGACCCTCGACCCTTTGACGGGCCCCCGCAGGGGGCCCTCATGACCTTCACCGTGCGCGCACCGGCCAGCAGCGCGAACCTGGGACCGGGCTTCGACAGCCTGGGCCTCAGTGTGCCGCTGTACACCACCGTGCGCGTGACCCCGCAGGCCGTGACCGAAGTGGTGCCGCTGGGCCCCGAACTGGCCGCGACCCCGGCGGACGAGAGCAACTACGTGTACCGGGCCATGCAGCTGGCGGCGCGGCGGGCGGGGCGGCCCTTGCCCCCGGCCCGCGTGGAAATCGAGACCGAGGTGCCGCTGGCCCGGGGCCTGGGCAGCAGCGCCGCCGCGCTGGTGGCGGGCATCGTGGCGGGCAACGAACTGCTGGGCCGCCCACTGGACACCGAAACGGTGCTGGACGTGGCGGCGCGGGAAGAAGGCCACCCCGACAACGTGGCCCCGGCCCTGCTGGGCGGCATCGTGGTGGCCACCCTGGACCGCCTGGGCACCCACTACGTGCGCCTGAGCCCCCCGGCGCATCTGGGGGTGACGGTGCTGGTCCCCGACTTTGAGCTGAGCACGAGCAAGGCCCGCGCGGTGCTGCCGAAGGAATACAGCCGCGCCGACGCCGTACACGCCCTGTCGCACGCGGCGCTGCTGGTGGGGGCACTGGCCCAGGGCCGCCTGGACCTGCTGCGCCACGCCATGCAGGACTACATCCACCAGACGTGGCGCGCGCCGCTGGTGCCGGGCCTGAGCGACATTCTGGACGAGGCGTGGCGGCACGGCGCCCTGGGCGCGGCCCTGAGCGGCGCCGGGCCCACCGTGCTGTGCTTTCACGACACCCGGCAGCCCACAGCGGGCCTGCACGCCTACCTGCAGGGCGTGATGGCCCGCAACAGCTTGAGTGGACAGGTGATGGACTTCCGTATCGACGAGGCCGGTACGTTGGTCGAGCCGGGCCCCTCGTAAGGGGCTCTGAGGGTCTGGCCGTGCCGGCACCCCCAGGGCAACACGGACTGTTCAGCCCATGCGTTCCCGTCTACAGGCCATGACAGCCACATGCACACAACAACTGGCTGGGGGATGACCCAAGGCGCCCCTAACGGCGGCTCAGGCCACTCTGCGCGGTGATGCTGGGTCGCGATCCTCTCCCCTCGTGGAAGAGGACCCCGTGCAGCGAGGGGTGATGGGGTTCTTTCGTCAACCGCTCTAAGCGGTCCCCACTGAACCGGCCACAACGCGGCCAGCCCGCGACCATCTGGCCACGGGCTGGCAGGAGGCAGGCTTCAGTTCAGGGTCTTGATGTAAGCCTGCAGGTCTGCCACCTGGGCGTCGCTGATCTGGGCTTCAGAGAAGCGGGGCATCACGTTGCTCAGCTGGCGCACCGGGGTTTTGCCTTCGCGCAGGGTGGTCTTGAACTGGGCCAGGGTCCAGCTTTTGACACTGTCTTCGCCCACCAGCGAGGGGCCAAGGGCGCCCTCGGCCTGCTGGCCGTGGCAGCCGGCACAGTTGCTCGCGTACACCGTGCGGCCCGCTTCGGCGTTGCCCGTGGCCTCGCCCGCCGCGCCGCCCGCTGTGGCCTGGTCGCCTGCCTGACCGGCGGCTGGTGTGGCGCCGCTTCCGGCCGCCGCGCCCCCTGCACCGCTGTCTTCCTGCTGGTCGGTGGCTTCTTCGCCCTCGGCGCTGGCGGGGTCCTCGCCCTGGTTCTGGCTGTCCTGGGCCTCGCCCTGGTCGCCGGCCGCCGTGCCCGTTTCATTGCTGCCCGCCGCTTCACGGCCACCGCCGCTGGCGCTGCCCTCACCCTGGACCTGCCCACCAGCCATGCCACCACCTGAAGCCGGCGTGCCCGAGGCCTCGGTCTGCCCCTCGCCCGCCGCGGCCAGGGTGGGCTTGGCCATCAAGCGGGGGGTCACGATCAGCATGGCAATGCCCAGAATGACCCCCAGTGTCACGCCCAGCGCCCATGACAGGACGCTGCCAGCGGTTCGGTTGCGCGCTTCGTTCATGCCGGGAGCATACTGCGCGCGCCCGGCCGCCGCGCGCCAGGGCAGGGTTGGCATTTCTTCATGCCTGATCCAGCAGGGTGGGCGGCGGTCCGTGGGGGCTGTCCTCTGGCCACCACTGCAGCCGGGCCAGATCACAGCGGCCCGAGTCATCGAAGGTGACGCCCTCGGCCCGCAGCAACCCTTCTTGCAGCGCGCCGAACCCCAGTTTGTGCGTGCTGACACGGCCCTGGGCATTGATTACCCGTTGCCAGGGCAGCGCCGAGCCGTTCATCAGGCTGTTCAGCACAAACCCCGCCTGCCGGGCAGCGCCGGGTTGCCCCGCCAGCAGGGCCAACTGGCCATAGGTCATCACGCGGCCCGCCGGAATGCGGGCCACCAGGGCCAGCACGCGGTCACGAAAGCCGGACTCAGGAGCGGTCATCGCCCCCATTGTGCCGCCTTCTGCCGGGGGTGCGGGCGCTGCCAGTCTGAAGGCAGGTGGGGCGTACCCCAGCCAGTGAATCAGGGGCGCTTGGCGGTGGTCGGGGCCGGCGCCGCCTGGGCCGTCACGCCGCTTACCAGCGACTCGCGGATGCCCAGCGCAATCCCCAGCGCCACGCGGTCCAGATAGTTGGGGTCGCGCAGGTTCAGGCCGTCGACCGGATGACTGGTGTAGCCAATTTCCACCAGCGCCGCCGGCACCCGGCTGTTGCGCAGCACCGAGAGCGACTGCGAGTTTTTCAGGCCCCGGTTGAACGCCCCCGTGACCTCGGTCAGATGCTGCTGCAGCAGGCCCGCCAGCGCGCTGCTCTGGGGGTGGTTGGGGTTCCACCACGTTTCAATGCCGTACCCCCTCAGGGCCGTGCTGGCCGCCATGGCATTCACGTGAATCGAGACGAACAGTTGGGTGCCGGGTGTGCCCATGGCCGCGCGCATCTCCAGGTCCGTGTTTTTCACCGGGTGCAGTTCGCGGTCACTGTCGCGGGTGAGCACCACGTCCACGCCCGCCGCCGTGAGCAGGTCCCGCACGCGCAGCGCCACCGCCAGGGTGACGTCCTTCTCCACAATGGTGCCCACAGCGCCCGGGTCGCGCCCACCATGCCCGGCGTCCACCACCACGCGCGGGCGCACAAAGTTGGCGCTGAGCGCCAGGATGGCGGTGCCGCGCGTGGCCAGCACGGGCGGAACGGCCGCCACTGTGCGTTCGGCAGGGGTCAAGGGGCTCAGGTCTGCCAGAGCGGGCGACAGGTCCAGCACCAGCCGCCACGCCGTTCCGGAGGCTGGGGGCAGCAGTTGGGCCCGCCAGCCCGAGCGCGCCGTGACGGGTGAAGGGGTCAGCAGCGACACCACGCCGCCCATAGTCCCCGGGGCAAAGCGCCACTCGCGCAGTTCGGGGCTCACGGCGCGCGCACTCTGGGCTGCCAGCGTGACCCCACCCAGTTCCACATTCAGGCCCGCGGCCCCGGGCACCAGCCGGTAGCTGCTGCCGGGCGGCAGGTCCAGCACCACCCGCGTTTGCCCCGGGTTCTTGCCAATGCGCGGGGCCGGGACCGCTGCGGCTGTGGCCTCGCCGGGCACCCGGCCCTGCAGGGGCATGGGACCGCTCAGGGCGGGCGCGGGCAGGGCGGGGGCAGGCGGCAGCACCTTGGTAGGGGCCACGGTATCGCCCGGCGGCAGGGTCCCGGCCCCGCTCAGCACCGCCTGGGCGCCGGGGGTGGCCGGCGCGCTGCTGAGCACTTGGCCCTGCAGGGTGGGAGCCGCGCCGCCCGTCACCGCTGGGCCCAGCTCCAGAATCAGCACGCGGCCGCCGGTGGCCAGCGTGGCCTCGCTGGCCTGCCAGCCCGCCGTGAAGGACAGGGGAAAGGGCGTAAACAGCGTGATTTGACCAGCCCCCGCCCGCACCTCGTTCACGCTGCTGCCCGGGTTGGTGAGCACGGCCGGCTGGATTCGGGCGTTCTGAACATCCAGCCGCAGGCCGCTGAACGTGGGGGTCAGGGTGTAGCGCACCCCTGTGGGCAGGTCAAACACCACGCGGGTGGTGCTGCCCTGCGTACTGAACCGCGGCGGGCCGAAAGTGAGGCTCTGTATGCCCGTCAGGTTGAGGGGAGTGGCTGGCACGGCAGTCTGGGCCAGCCCGGTGCCGCAGAGTGCAAACAGCAGGCCAGATGAGAACAGGATGGCCGTTCGCTTCATGGTGCTCCATACTCTACGGTGCACCAGTGAGAACTCCCCGCTCGGTCTCATGGCGGATTAAGTGACGGCAATGCGCACTGGGCCTATGTTTTTCTCTGTCTCATGAGGCGGTGAGCCGAGACAGGCGGCCCACCGTCTCATGGAACTGACCCGCTGTCAGGGGGTGGGGGGCGGCGTGAAGGGCTTGGCTGAGGCACTAAACAGCGCGTCCCAGGTGGCGCGGTCCACCCGCCCACTGGCGGGCAGGCCGGCCGAAGTCTGAAAGGCGCGCACGGTGGCGGCCGTCACTGGACCGTACCAACCATCCCCCTGGCCAGTGCGGACAGGCCGCATGAGGGCAATCAGGCGGTTTTGCACCGCCCGCACGTCGGCGCCGTTCAGGCGGGGGCTCTGGACCTCCAGGGTGCGGCGAAAGGGGGTTGGTGCGAGTGAACGTGCCGGGGTGGCGACCGGGGCCGCGCTGCTGCGGGGAGCCGTGCCTGTGGCCGCGCCACTGGTGGCCGCCGCTGTGCCCGCGCTTGCGGCTGCGGGCGCTGCCGCCGCAGCATTCCCGCTGGCGGGCGCGGTGCTGGGGGGCACATCCAAGTACAGCAGAGTCTGGGCGCGGCCCTCGGGGTCAGGCTGCAGGCGCAGGTACACAGTTCCGCCCGAAGTTTTCAACCAGTTGTACACACTGCGCTGGTCGTCTTTGCTGCGCCAGACGCCATACAGTTCCTCGCCCAGCGCCGCCGTCAGGGCCACCCGGGTCTGCTCCACGGTGCGCGTGACCCCCACGCACTGCTTGGTGGGCGTGCCAATGGCCTGAAAACTGGCCGGGCAGTTGCGCAGCACCCCCCCCAGGCTCTGGGTCAGGCGGGTGGCGGTGCGTTCCAGCATAGAGGCCGGAGGCGTGGGCGGGGCAGCCAGGGCCAGCCCCAGCAGGGCCGGGCCCAGCACCATCAGGGGCCGAACAGACAGACTCATGGGGCAGTGGTAGCACGCCCAAGCTGACGGCAGCTGAGGCGCAGGCCACCTCTTGTTCACCCAAAGACTTACTTTGTTTTCTCAAGTCCTTCAGAAAGCATGTGGAATACTGGGGCCATGACCGCGCTTTTCTCTCCTCGGACGCCCGGGCACCTGCGGGTGGACATCTGGTCGGACATTGCCTGCCCGTGGTGTTATATCGGCAAGCGGCGGCTTGAAAGCGCCCTGGCACAGTTTGAGCACCGCGACCGCGTGGAGGTGGTGTGGCGCAGCTTCGAGCTGGACCCGGCCGCCCCTCCAGCCCTGGACCAGACCATGGGCGAAGTGCTGGCCAAAAAGTATGGCCGCAGCCCCGCACAAGTGCAGGCCATGATGGACCAGGTGACAGCCGTGGCCGCCGCAGAAGGCCTGAGCTACCACTTTGACCGTGCGCGGCTGGGCAGCACCTTTCTGGCCCACCAGCTGATTCACCACGCGGCCCTTCACGGCCAGCAGGGCGACATGAAAGAGCGGCTGCTGCGCGCCTATTTCAGCGAGGGGGCCCGCATGGGCGACCTGGAGACGCTGACCGCGCTGGCCGAGGAAGTGGGTCTGGACTCCGCC
This genomic interval carries:
- a CDS encoding S-ribosylhomocysteine lyase, whose protein sequence is MANIESFDLDHTRVHAPYIRLAGVKTTPRGDSISKYDLRLLQPNQGVIEPAALHTLEHLLAGYLRDHLQDVVDVSPMGCRTGLYMAVIGEPNEEGVLQAFTAALQDTANHDRPIPGVSELECGNYRDHDLTTARQLARTALDQGLKVQETVLIQR
- a CDS encoding c-type cytochrome → MNEARNRTAGSVLSWALGVTLGVILGIAMLIVTPRLMAKPTLAAAGEGQTEASGTPASGGGMAGGQVQGEGSASGGGREAAGSNETGTAAGDQGEAQDSQNQGEDPASAEGEEATDQQEDSGAGGAAAGSGATPAAGQAGDQATAGGAAGEATGNAEAGRTVYASNCAGCHGQQAEGALGPSLVGEDSVKSWTLAQFKTTLREGKTPVRQLSNVMPRFSEAQISDAQVADLQAYIKTLN
- the lspA gene encoding signal peptidase II, yielding MLRGVPTLTDRSRRTPLWLPLLIVALLVAADQALKAWALATLQPYDPAQPFLPGLLDWQLTFNTGAAWSLFSGSAVPLAVGRLLVGLGLLVYLAVRPQPRLLSVVLAMIAAGAIGNAIDGLRQGRVTDMLHSPLLSSVTRALYGDGFPIFNIADMCVVLGTILLIVLSLLGERRAKASA
- the rpmB gene encoding 50S ribosomal protein L28, translated to MAKVCEVCGKGPIVVNSVIRRGKARAAGGVGRKVTGITKRAQKPNLQPLKVTRGGVTLRLRVCGKCRKAVA
- a CDS encoding N-acetylmuramoyl-L-alanine amidase; the protein is MKRTAILFSSGLLFALCGTGLAQTAVPATPLNLTGIQSLTFGPPRFSTQGSTTRVVFDLPTGVRYTLTPTFSGLRLDVQNARIQPAVLTNPGSSVNEVRAGAGQITLFTPFPLSFTAGWQASEATLATGGRVLILELGPAVTGGAAPTLQGQVLSSAPATPGAQAVLSGAGTLPPGDTVAPTKVLPPAPALPAPALSGPMPLQGRVPGEATAAAVPAPRIGKNPGQTRVVLDLPPGSSYRLVPGAAGLNVELGGVTLAAQSARAVSPELREWRFAPGTMGGVVSLLTPSPVTARSGWRAQLLPPASGTAWRLVLDLSPALADLSPLTPAERTVAAVPPVLATRGTAILALSANFVRPRVVVDAGHGGRDPGAVGTIVEKDVTLAVALRVRDLLTAAGVDVVLTRDSDRELHPVKNTDLEMRAAMGTPGTQLFVSIHVNAMAASTALRGYGIETWWNPNHPQSSALAGLLQQHLTEVTGAFNRGLKNSQSLSVLRNSRVPAALVEIGYTSHPVDGLNLRDPNYLDRVALGIALGIRESLVSGVTAQAAPAPTTAKRP
- the thrC gene encoding threonine synthase — translated: MPGLLERYRPYLPVTPQTPLLSLSEGSTPLIHAPRLSEHLGVELHLKYEGLNPTGSFKDRGMVVAVAKAAEAGADTVICASTGNTSAAAAAYASRAGLRCIVLIPDGNIALGKLAQAVAYGAQIVAVRGNFDEALHLVREISEQRPIALVNSVNPHRLQGQKTAAFELVDELGAAPDILALPVGNAGNISAYWMGFREYLSAGQMETLPRMWGFQASGAAPLARGLDRVEQPETLATAIRIGAPASAHLARAAVQESGGLFDHVSDDEIMAAYHLVAREGVFCEPASAAPVAGLLKLHAEGRLSPGQRVVAVLTGNGLKDPGSAMRAVQAPAAVDATMNAVLASLA
- the thrB gene encoding homoserine kinase, yielding MTFTVRAPASSANLGPGFDSLGLSVPLYTTVRVTPQAVTEVVPLGPELAATPADESNYVYRAMQLAARRAGRPLPPARVEIETEVPLARGLGSSAAALVAGIVAGNELLGRPLDTETVLDVAAREEGHPDNVAPALLGGIVVATLDRLGTHYVRLSPPAHLGVTVLVPDFELSTSKARAVLPKEYSRADAVHALSHAALLVGALAQGRLDLLRHAMQDYIHQTWRAPLVPGLSDILDEAWRHGALGAALSGAGPTVLCFHDTRQPTAGLHAYLQGVMARNSLSGQVMDFRIDEAGTLVEPGPS
- a CDS encoding GlsB/YeaQ/YmgE family stress response membrane protein, with translation MGWIITILVGALVGWLASLIMKTNAQQGAIANILIGIVGSLLAQAVFGSWLNIGSADVAGSGFSFWSIVWGVVGSVVLIAILKALRILR
- a CDS encoding peptidoglycan-binding domain-containing protein, which gives rise to MSLSVRPLMVLGPALLGLALAAPPTPPASMLERTATRLTQSLGGVLRNCPASFQAIGTPTKQCVGVTRTVEQTRVALTAALGEELYGVWRSKDDQRSVYNWLKTSGGTVYLRLQPDPEGRAQTLLYLDVPPSTAPASGNAAAAAPAAASAGTAAATSGAATGTAPRSSAAPVATPARSLAPTPFRRTLEVQSPRLNGADVRAVQNRLIALMRPVRTGQGDGWYGPVTAATVRAFQTSAGLPASGRVDRATWDALFSASAKPFTPPPTP
- a CDS encoding DsbA family oxidoreductase, which encodes MTALFSPRTPGHLRVDIWSDIACPWCYIGKRRLESALAQFEHRDRVEVVWRSFELDPAAPPALDQTMGEVLAKKYGRSPAQVQAMMDQVTAVAAAEGLSYHFDRARLGSTFLAHQLIHHAALHGQQGDMKERLLRAYFSEGARMGDLETLTALAEEVGLDSAAARTALSEGRHADAVRQDEAQAQALGISGVPFFVLGGKYGVSGAQDPQVLLGALQQAWAEVQPPALVTLGDADHAGACEDGVCAVPEPAAR
- a CDS encoding MGMT family protein: MTAPESGFRDRVLALVARIPAGRVMTYGQLALLAGQPGAARQAGFVLNSLMNGSALPWQRVINAQGRVSTHKLGFGALQEGLLRAEGVTFDDSGRCDLARLQWWPEDSPHGPPPTLLDQA